A window of the Thunnus albacares chromosome 15, fThuAlb1.1, whole genome shotgun sequence genome harbors these coding sequences:
- the LOC122998762 gene encoding nuclear export mediator factor NEMF-like isoform X1, giving the protein MKTRFTTVDIRAVIAEINANYIGMRVNNVYDIDNKTYLIRLQKPDNKAVLLIESGTRIHSTDFEWPKNMMPSGFAMKCRKHLKTRRLTQVKQLGMDRIVDIQFGSDEAAYHLIVELYDRGNVILADYEYTILNLLRFRTAEAEDVKIAVRERYPVESARPPEPLISLERLTEIISKAPNGEQVKRVLNPHLPYGATLIEHSLIEAGLPGSVKVDSQVDAAQVAPKILEALQMAETYMEKTENFSGKGYIIQKSEKKPSLIPGKPNEELLTYDEFHPFLFAQHAKSPYLEFDSFDKAVDEFFSKIESQRIDMKALQQEKQALKKLENVKKDHEQRLEALHQVQEVDRVKGELVEMNLPVVERALQVVRSALANQVDWTEIGIIVKEAQAAGDPVACAIKELKLQTNHITMLLKNPYISEEDQEEEEKKEVTEEKGKKNKNKDKGQNKKLQGNKPMLVDVDLSLSAYANAKKYYDCKRSAEKKEQKTIEAAGKAMKSAEKKTQQTLKEVQTVMTIQKARKVYWFEKFLWFISSENYLVIAGRDQQQNEMIVKRYLRAGDIYVHADLHGATSCVIKNPSGDPIPPRTLTEAGTMAVCYSAAWDAKIITSAWWVHHHQVSKTAPTGEYLTTGSFMIRGKKNFLPPSYLIMGFGFLFKVDEQSVFRHRGERKVKTVEEDMEEVTSGTSELLEEEEELIAGDDSSNEDEERARGDEENKEMEKKIKNEDNAVPEEPAADVGRKLSEQSNMEEEEEEEGEEGGEEDSDKEKEMKNEESEEFSFPDTTISLSHLQPKRSSQNPGFKREETTQTEADSQGKKHMTAKQRREMKKKQKQEGCDIEEKTEITSTGSAVNQGSKGGGGPSQQPLKRGQKNKLKKIKEKYKDQDEEDRELRMQLLGSAGLTKEEKDKGKKGKKGKGKEEHVRKPVSQKPPPKPRNVETKKPEQTEGGEVEEGGPAEQEDKEDDVDQDNPGAEEAENLLTSLTGQPHVEDVLMFAVPVCAPYTALTNFKHKVKLTPGTQKKGKAARTAVFSFLKAKEASTREKDLFRSVKDTDLSRNIPGKVKVSAPNLLAAKKK; this is encoded by the exons ATGAAAACAAGATTCACCACTGTGGATATCAGGGCAGTTATTGCCGAAATCAACGCCAA CTACATCGGCATGAGAGTGAACAATGTATATGACATCGACAATAAGACGTACCTCATTCGGCTACAAAA gcCTGACAACAAAGCTGTTCTCCTGATTGAATCTGGAACCCGGATTCACTCCACAGACTTCGAATGGCCAAAGAATATGATGCCTTCAGGCTTTGCAATGAAG TGTCGAAAACACCTGAAGACACGACGGCTGACCCAGGTTAAGCAGCTCGGGATGGACAGGATTGTTGACATCCAGTTCGGCTCTGACGAGGCTGCCTACCACTTGATTGTCGAACTATATGACAGG GGTAACGTCATTCTTGCAGACTATGAGTACACCATTCTGAATCTGCTGCGGTTTCGTACAGCGGAGGCAGAAGATGTCAAGATTGCTGTGAGAGAGCGGTACCCTGTGGAGAGTGCCCGACCCCCAGAACCTCTCATCAGTTTAGAGCG ACTCACTGAAATCATTAGCAAAGCACCAAATGGAGAGCAAGTGAAAAGAGTCCTGAATCCTCATCTTC CCTATGGAGCCACTCTGATAGAACATAGTTTGATAGAAGCAGGACTGCCAGGCTCTGTCAAGGTTGACAGCCAAGTTGATGCTGCCCAAG TTGCACCGAAAATCCTGGAAGCTCTGCAGATGGCAGAAACATACATGGAGAAAACGGAGAATTTTAGCGGCAAA GGTTACATCATTCAAAAGAGTGAGAAGAAACCAAGCTTAATCCCTGGGAAACCCAATGAGGAACTGCTGAC TTATGATGAATTCCATCCATTCCTCTTTGCCCAGCATGCCAAGAGCCCCTATTTGGAGTTTGATAGTTTTGATAAG GCTGTAGATGAGTTCTTTTCCAAGATAGAGAGTCAAAGAATCGACATGAAAGCCTTGCAGCAGGAGAAGCAAGCTCTGAAGAAGTTGGAAAATGTTAAGAAGGACCATGAGCAGAGGCTGGAGGCCTTGCACCAAGTACAG GAGGTGGACAGAGTAAAGGGCGAACTGGTGGAGATGAACTTGCCTGTGGTAGAGAGGGCGTTGCAGGTGGTTCGCAGTGCACTGGCCAACCAGGTGGACTGGACTGAGATCGGCATTATCGTCAAAGAAGCACAAGCTGCTGGAGACCCTGTGGCCTGCGCCATCAAGGAGCTGAAGCTGCAGACCAACCACATCACAATGCTTTTAAA GAATCCGTATATTTCTGAGGAAGaccaggaagaagaggagaaaaaagaggtGACTGAGGAGaaggggaagaaaaacaaaaataaagacaaaggaCAGAACAAGAAGCTGCAAGGAAACAAACCCATGTTGGTGGATGTGGATCTCAGCCTGTCAGCCTATGCCAATGCCAAAAA GTACTATGACTGCAAACGCAGTGCTGAAAAGAAGGAACAGAAAACCATTGAAGCAGCGGGTAAG GCTATGAAATCTGCGGAGaagaaaacacagcaaacactgaAAGAAGTCCAGACAGTGATGACCATTCAGAAGGCCAGAAAAGTCTACTG GTTTGAGAAGTTCCTGTGGTTCATCAGCTCCGAGAATTACCTCGTCATCGCAGGAAGGGATCAGCAACAGAACGAGATGATCGTCAAGCGCTACCTCCGGGCCG GCGATATCTATGTTCACGCTGACCTCCATGGAGCGACTAGTTGTGTCATCAAAAATCCCTCAG GTGATCCCATCCCTCCTCGTACCCTGACAGAAGCTGGCACTATGGCCGTGTGCTACAGTGCTGCTTGGGATGCCAAGATCATCACCAGTGCCTGGTGGGTCCATCATCATCAG GTGTCTAAGACAGCTCCCACTGGAGAGTACTTGACCACTGGAAGTTTCATGATCAGAG GAAAGAAAAACTTTCTGCCACCTTCTTACTTGATTATGGGCTTTGGCTTCCTCTTCAAG GTAGATGAGCAGAGCGTGTTCCGGCACAGGGGGGAGCGAAAAGTGAAGACAGTGGAGGAAGACATGGAGGAGGTCACATCTGGAACCTCTGAGCTgttagaggaggaagaggagctgaTAG CAGGTGATGACAGCAGTAATGAAGATGAGGAAAGAGcgagaggagatgaagagaacAAGGAGATggaaaagaagataaaaaatgaGGACAACGCTGTTCCTGAGGAGCCTGCTGCAGACGTAGGGAGGAAGCTGTCAGAGCAGAGcaacatggaggaggaggaggaggaggaaggagaggagggtggagaggaAGACAGCGACAAGGAAAAGGAGATGAagaatgaagagagtgaagaaTTCAGCTTTCCAGATACTaccatctccctctctcatttACAGCCCAAGAG GAGTTCACAGAACCCTGGATTCAAAAGGGAAGAGACCACTCAG ACTGAGGCAGACTCACAGGGGAAGAAACACATGACTGCCAAGCAGAGACG agagatgaagaagaagcagaaacaggAAGGTTGTGACAttgaagagaagacagagatCACATCCACTGGATCAGCAGTCAATCAGGGATCCAAAGGTGGAGGAGGCCCATCCCAGCAGCCACTGAAGAGAGGTCAAAAG AACAAGTTGAAGAAAATCAAAGAGAAATACAAAGACCAGGATGAAGAGGACAGAGAGCTGAGGATGCAGCTGCTCGGG TCAGCCGGTTTAACTAAGGAAGAGAAGGATAAggggaagaaaggaaagaaggggaaaggaaaagaggagcACGTCAGGAAACCGGTCTCTCAAAAACCACCTCCGAAACCTCGTAACGTGGAGACAAAGAAACCAGagcagacagaaggaggagaggtTGAGGAGGGGGGTCCTGCCGAACAAGAGGATAAG GAGGATGACGTGGACCAGGACAACCCCGGAGCAGAG GAAGCAGAGAATCTGCTCACCTCTCTGACAGGCCAACCTCATGTTGAAGACGTGCTGATGTTTGCTGTTCCAGTCTGTGCTCCTTACACGGCCCTCACCAATTTCAA ACACAAGGTGAAACTGACACCAGGCACtcaaaagaaaggaaaag CTGCACGCACTGCAGTTTTCAGCTTTTTGAAAGCCAAGGAGGCATCAACTAGAGAAAAGGACTTGTTCCGCAGTGTCAAG GATACGGACCTATCCAGAAACATCCCAGGCAAAGTTAAAGTGTCTGCTCCAAACCTGCTCGCTGCCAAGAAGAAATGA
- the LOC122998762 gene encoding nuclear export mediator factor NEMF-like isoform X2, which yields MKTRFTTVDIRAVIAEINANYIGMRVNNVYDIDNKTYLIRLQKPDNKAVLLIESGTRIHSTDFEWPKNMMPSGFAMKCRKHLKTRRLTQVKQLGMDRIVDIQFGSDEAAYHLIVELYDRGNVILADYEYTILNLLRFRTAEAEDVKIAVRERYPVESARPPEPLISLERLTEIISKAPNGEQVKRVLNPHLPYGATLIEHSLIEAGLPGSVKVDSQVDAAQVAPKILEALQMAETYMEKTENFSGKGYIIQKSEKKPSLIPGKPNEELLTYDEFHPFLFAQHAKSPYLEFDSFDKAVDEFFSKIESQRIDMKALQQEKQALKKLENVKKDHEQRLEALHQVQEVDRVKGELVEMNLPVVERALQVVRSALANQVDWTEIGIIVKEAQAAGDPVACAIKELKLQTNHITMLLKNPYISEEDQEEEEKKEVTEEKGKKNKNKDKGQNKKLQGNKPMLVDVDLSLSAYANAKKYYDCKRSAEKKEQKTIEAAGKAMKSAEKKTQQTLKEVQTVMTIQKARKVYWFEKFLWFISSENYLVIAGRDQQQNEMIVKRYLRAGDIYVHADLHGATSCVIKNPSGDPIPPRTLTEAGTMAVCYSAAWDAKIITSAWWVHHHQVSKTAPTGEYLTTGSFMIRGKKNFLPPSYLIMGFGFLFKVDEQSVFRHRGERKVKTVEEDMEEVTSGTSELLEEEEELIGDDSSNEDEERARGDEENKEMEKKIKNEDNAVPEEPAADVGRKLSEQSNMEEEEEEEGEEGGEEDSDKEKEMKNEESEEFSFPDTTISLSHLQPKRSSQNPGFKREETTQTEADSQGKKHMTAKQRREMKKKQKQEGCDIEEKTEITSTGSAVNQGSKGGGGPSQQPLKRGQKNKLKKIKEKYKDQDEEDRELRMQLLGSAGLTKEEKDKGKKGKKGKGKEEHVRKPVSQKPPPKPRNVETKKPEQTEGGEVEEGGPAEQEDKEDDVDQDNPGAEEAENLLTSLTGQPHVEDVLMFAVPVCAPYTALTNFKHKVKLTPGTQKKGKAARTAVFSFLKAKEASTREKDLFRSVKDTDLSRNIPGKVKVSAPNLLAAKKK from the exons ATGAAAACAAGATTCACCACTGTGGATATCAGGGCAGTTATTGCCGAAATCAACGCCAA CTACATCGGCATGAGAGTGAACAATGTATATGACATCGACAATAAGACGTACCTCATTCGGCTACAAAA gcCTGACAACAAAGCTGTTCTCCTGATTGAATCTGGAACCCGGATTCACTCCACAGACTTCGAATGGCCAAAGAATATGATGCCTTCAGGCTTTGCAATGAAG TGTCGAAAACACCTGAAGACACGACGGCTGACCCAGGTTAAGCAGCTCGGGATGGACAGGATTGTTGACATCCAGTTCGGCTCTGACGAGGCTGCCTACCACTTGATTGTCGAACTATATGACAGG GGTAACGTCATTCTTGCAGACTATGAGTACACCATTCTGAATCTGCTGCGGTTTCGTACAGCGGAGGCAGAAGATGTCAAGATTGCTGTGAGAGAGCGGTACCCTGTGGAGAGTGCCCGACCCCCAGAACCTCTCATCAGTTTAGAGCG ACTCACTGAAATCATTAGCAAAGCACCAAATGGAGAGCAAGTGAAAAGAGTCCTGAATCCTCATCTTC CCTATGGAGCCACTCTGATAGAACATAGTTTGATAGAAGCAGGACTGCCAGGCTCTGTCAAGGTTGACAGCCAAGTTGATGCTGCCCAAG TTGCACCGAAAATCCTGGAAGCTCTGCAGATGGCAGAAACATACATGGAGAAAACGGAGAATTTTAGCGGCAAA GGTTACATCATTCAAAAGAGTGAGAAGAAACCAAGCTTAATCCCTGGGAAACCCAATGAGGAACTGCTGAC TTATGATGAATTCCATCCATTCCTCTTTGCCCAGCATGCCAAGAGCCCCTATTTGGAGTTTGATAGTTTTGATAAG GCTGTAGATGAGTTCTTTTCCAAGATAGAGAGTCAAAGAATCGACATGAAAGCCTTGCAGCAGGAGAAGCAAGCTCTGAAGAAGTTGGAAAATGTTAAGAAGGACCATGAGCAGAGGCTGGAGGCCTTGCACCAAGTACAG GAGGTGGACAGAGTAAAGGGCGAACTGGTGGAGATGAACTTGCCTGTGGTAGAGAGGGCGTTGCAGGTGGTTCGCAGTGCACTGGCCAACCAGGTGGACTGGACTGAGATCGGCATTATCGTCAAAGAAGCACAAGCTGCTGGAGACCCTGTGGCCTGCGCCATCAAGGAGCTGAAGCTGCAGACCAACCACATCACAATGCTTTTAAA GAATCCGTATATTTCTGAGGAAGaccaggaagaagaggagaaaaaagaggtGACTGAGGAGaaggggaagaaaaacaaaaataaagacaaaggaCAGAACAAGAAGCTGCAAGGAAACAAACCCATGTTGGTGGATGTGGATCTCAGCCTGTCAGCCTATGCCAATGCCAAAAA GTACTATGACTGCAAACGCAGTGCTGAAAAGAAGGAACAGAAAACCATTGAAGCAGCGGGTAAG GCTATGAAATCTGCGGAGaagaaaacacagcaaacactgaAAGAAGTCCAGACAGTGATGACCATTCAGAAGGCCAGAAAAGTCTACTG GTTTGAGAAGTTCCTGTGGTTCATCAGCTCCGAGAATTACCTCGTCATCGCAGGAAGGGATCAGCAACAGAACGAGATGATCGTCAAGCGCTACCTCCGGGCCG GCGATATCTATGTTCACGCTGACCTCCATGGAGCGACTAGTTGTGTCATCAAAAATCCCTCAG GTGATCCCATCCCTCCTCGTACCCTGACAGAAGCTGGCACTATGGCCGTGTGCTACAGTGCTGCTTGGGATGCCAAGATCATCACCAGTGCCTGGTGGGTCCATCATCATCAG GTGTCTAAGACAGCTCCCACTGGAGAGTACTTGACCACTGGAAGTTTCATGATCAGAG GAAAGAAAAACTTTCTGCCACCTTCTTACTTGATTATGGGCTTTGGCTTCCTCTTCAAG GTAGATGAGCAGAGCGTGTTCCGGCACAGGGGGGAGCGAAAAGTGAAGACAGTGGAGGAAGACATGGAGGAGGTCACATCTGGAACCTCTGAGCTgttagaggaggaagaggagctgaTAG GTGATGACAGCAGTAATGAAGATGAGGAAAGAGcgagaggagatgaagagaacAAGGAGATggaaaagaagataaaaaatgaGGACAACGCTGTTCCTGAGGAGCCTGCTGCAGACGTAGGGAGGAAGCTGTCAGAGCAGAGcaacatggaggaggaggaggaggaggaaggagaggagggtggagaggaAGACAGCGACAAGGAAAAGGAGATGAagaatgaagagagtgaagaaTTCAGCTTTCCAGATACTaccatctccctctctcatttACAGCCCAAGAG GAGTTCACAGAACCCTGGATTCAAAAGGGAAGAGACCACTCAG ACTGAGGCAGACTCACAGGGGAAGAAACACATGACTGCCAAGCAGAGACG agagatgaagaagaagcagaaacaggAAGGTTGTGACAttgaagagaagacagagatCACATCCACTGGATCAGCAGTCAATCAGGGATCCAAAGGTGGAGGAGGCCCATCCCAGCAGCCACTGAAGAGAGGTCAAAAG AACAAGTTGAAGAAAATCAAAGAGAAATACAAAGACCAGGATGAAGAGGACAGAGAGCTGAGGATGCAGCTGCTCGGG TCAGCCGGTTTAACTAAGGAAGAGAAGGATAAggggaagaaaggaaagaaggggaaaggaaaagaggagcACGTCAGGAAACCGGTCTCTCAAAAACCACCTCCGAAACCTCGTAACGTGGAGACAAAGAAACCAGagcagacagaaggaggagaggtTGAGGAGGGGGGTCCTGCCGAACAAGAGGATAAG GAGGATGACGTGGACCAGGACAACCCCGGAGCAGAG GAAGCAGAGAATCTGCTCACCTCTCTGACAGGCCAACCTCATGTTGAAGACGTGCTGATGTTTGCTGTTCCAGTCTGTGCTCCTTACACGGCCCTCACCAATTTCAA ACACAAGGTGAAACTGACACCAGGCACtcaaaagaaaggaaaag CTGCACGCACTGCAGTTTTCAGCTTTTTGAAAGCCAAGGAGGCATCAACTAGAGAAAAGGACTTGTTCCGCAGTGTCAAG GATACGGACCTATCCAGAAACATCCCAGGCAAAGTTAAAGTGTCTGCTCCAAACCTGCTCGCTGCCAAGAAGAAATGA
- the LOC122998762 gene encoding nuclear export mediator factor NEMF-like isoform X3 has product MRVNNVYDIDNKTYLIRLQKPDNKAVLLIESGTRIHSTDFEWPKNMMPSGFAMKCRKHLKTRRLTQVKQLGMDRIVDIQFGSDEAAYHLIVELYDRGNVILADYEYTILNLLRFRTAEAEDVKIAVRERYPVESARPPEPLISLERLTEIISKAPNGEQVKRVLNPHLPYGATLIEHSLIEAGLPGSVKVDSQVDAAQVAPKILEALQMAETYMEKTENFSGKGYIIQKSEKKPSLIPGKPNEELLTYDEFHPFLFAQHAKSPYLEFDSFDKAVDEFFSKIESQRIDMKALQQEKQALKKLENVKKDHEQRLEALHQVQEVDRVKGELVEMNLPVVERALQVVRSALANQVDWTEIGIIVKEAQAAGDPVACAIKELKLQTNHITMLLKNPYISEEDQEEEEKKEVTEEKGKKNKNKDKGQNKKLQGNKPMLVDVDLSLSAYANAKKYYDCKRSAEKKEQKTIEAAGKAMKSAEKKTQQTLKEVQTVMTIQKARKVYWFEKFLWFISSENYLVIAGRDQQQNEMIVKRYLRAGDIYVHADLHGATSCVIKNPSGDPIPPRTLTEAGTMAVCYSAAWDAKIITSAWWVHHHQVSKTAPTGEYLTTGSFMIRGKKNFLPPSYLIMGFGFLFKVDEQSVFRHRGERKVKTVEEDMEEVTSGTSELLEEEEELIAGDDSSNEDEERARGDEENKEMEKKIKNEDNAVPEEPAADVGRKLSEQSNMEEEEEEEGEEGGEEDSDKEKEMKNEESEEFSFPDTTISLSHLQPKRSSQNPGFKREETTQTEADSQGKKHMTAKQRREMKKKQKQEGCDIEEKTEITSTGSAVNQGSKGGGGPSQQPLKRGQKNKLKKIKEKYKDQDEEDRELRMQLLGSAGLTKEEKDKGKKGKKGKGKEEHVRKPVSQKPPPKPRNVETKKPEQTEGGEVEEGGPAEQEDKEDDVDQDNPGAEEAENLLTSLTGQPHVEDVLMFAVPVCAPYTALTNFKHKVKLTPGTQKKGKAARTAVFSFLKAKEASTREKDLFRSVKDTDLSRNIPGKVKVSAPNLLAAKKK; this is encoded by the exons ATGAGAGTGAACAATGTATATGACATCGACAATAAGACGTACCTCATTCGGCTACAAAA gcCTGACAACAAAGCTGTTCTCCTGATTGAATCTGGAACCCGGATTCACTCCACAGACTTCGAATGGCCAAAGAATATGATGCCTTCAGGCTTTGCAATGAAG TGTCGAAAACACCTGAAGACACGACGGCTGACCCAGGTTAAGCAGCTCGGGATGGACAGGATTGTTGACATCCAGTTCGGCTCTGACGAGGCTGCCTACCACTTGATTGTCGAACTATATGACAGG GGTAACGTCATTCTTGCAGACTATGAGTACACCATTCTGAATCTGCTGCGGTTTCGTACAGCGGAGGCAGAAGATGTCAAGATTGCTGTGAGAGAGCGGTACCCTGTGGAGAGTGCCCGACCCCCAGAACCTCTCATCAGTTTAGAGCG ACTCACTGAAATCATTAGCAAAGCACCAAATGGAGAGCAAGTGAAAAGAGTCCTGAATCCTCATCTTC CCTATGGAGCCACTCTGATAGAACATAGTTTGATAGAAGCAGGACTGCCAGGCTCTGTCAAGGTTGACAGCCAAGTTGATGCTGCCCAAG TTGCACCGAAAATCCTGGAAGCTCTGCAGATGGCAGAAACATACATGGAGAAAACGGAGAATTTTAGCGGCAAA GGTTACATCATTCAAAAGAGTGAGAAGAAACCAAGCTTAATCCCTGGGAAACCCAATGAGGAACTGCTGAC TTATGATGAATTCCATCCATTCCTCTTTGCCCAGCATGCCAAGAGCCCCTATTTGGAGTTTGATAGTTTTGATAAG GCTGTAGATGAGTTCTTTTCCAAGATAGAGAGTCAAAGAATCGACATGAAAGCCTTGCAGCAGGAGAAGCAAGCTCTGAAGAAGTTGGAAAATGTTAAGAAGGACCATGAGCAGAGGCTGGAGGCCTTGCACCAAGTACAG GAGGTGGACAGAGTAAAGGGCGAACTGGTGGAGATGAACTTGCCTGTGGTAGAGAGGGCGTTGCAGGTGGTTCGCAGTGCACTGGCCAACCAGGTGGACTGGACTGAGATCGGCATTATCGTCAAAGAAGCACAAGCTGCTGGAGACCCTGTGGCCTGCGCCATCAAGGAGCTGAAGCTGCAGACCAACCACATCACAATGCTTTTAAA GAATCCGTATATTTCTGAGGAAGaccaggaagaagaggagaaaaaagaggtGACTGAGGAGaaggggaagaaaaacaaaaataaagacaaaggaCAGAACAAGAAGCTGCAAGGAAACAAACCCATGTTGGTGGATGTGGATCTCAGCCTGTCAGCCTATGCCAATGCCAAAAA GTACTATGACTGCAAACGCAGTGCTGAAAAGAAGGAACAGAAAACCATTGAAGCAGCGGGTAAG GCTATGAAATCTGCGGAGaagaaaacacagcaaacactgaAAGAAGTCCAGACAGTGATGACCATTCAGAAGGCCAGAAAAGTCTACTG GTTTGAGAAGTTCCTGTGGTTCATCAGCTCCGAGAATTACCTCGTCATCGCAGGAAGGGATCAGCAACAGAACGAGATGATCGTCAAGCGCTACCTCCGGGCCG GCGATATCTATGTTCACGCTGACCTCCATGGAGCGACTAGTTGTGTCATCAAAAATCCCTCAG GTGATCCCATCCCTCCTCGTACCCTGACAGAAGCTGGCACTATGGCCGTGTGCTACAGTGCTGCTTGGGATGCCAAGATCATCACCAGTGCCTGGTGGGTCCATCATCATCAG GTGTCTAAGACAGCTCCCACTGGAGAGTACTTGACCACTGGAAGTTTCATGATCAGAG GAAAGAAAAACTTTCTGCCACCTTCTTACTTGATTATGGGCTTTGGCTTCCTCTTCAAG GTAGATGAGCAGAGCGTGTTCCGGCACAGGGGGGAGCGAAAAGTGAAGACAGTGGAGGAAGACATGGAGGAGGTCACATCTGGAACCTCTGAGCTgttagaggaggaagaggagctgaTAG CAGGTGATGACAGCAGTAATGAAGATGAGGAAAGAGcgagaggagatgaagagaacAAGGAGATggaaaagaagataaaaaatgaGGACAACGCTGTTCCTGAGGAGCCTGCTGCAGACGTAGGGAGGAAGCTGTCAGAGCAGAGcaacatggaggaggaggaggaggaggaaggagaggagggtggagaggaAGACAGCGACAAGGAAAAGGAGATGAagaatgaagagagtgaagaaTTCAGCTTTCCAGATACTaccatctccctctctcatttACAGCCCAAGAG GAGTTCACAGAACCCTGGATTCAAAAGGGAAGAGACCACTCAG ACTGAGGCAGACTCACAGGGGAAGAAACACATGACTGCCAAGCAGAGACG agagatgaagaagaagcagaaacaggAAGGTTGTGACAttgaagagaagacagagatCACATCCACTGGATCAGCAGTCAATCAGGGATCCAAAGGTGGAGGAGGCCCATCCCAGCAGCCACTGAAGAGAGGTCAAAAG AACAAGTTGAAGAAAATCAAAGAGAAATACAAAGACCAGGATGAAGAGGACAGAGAGCTGAGGATGCAGCTGCTCGGG TCAGCCGGTTTAACTAAGGAAGAGAAGGATAAggggaagaaaggaaagaaggggaaaggaaaagaggagcACGTCAGGAAACCGGTCTCTCAAAAACCACCTCCGAAACCTCGTAACGTGGAGACAAAGAAACCAGagcagacagaaggaggagaggtTGAGGAGGGGGGTCCTGCCGAACAAGAGGATAAG GAGGATGACGTGGACCAGGACAACCCCGGAGCAGAG GAAGCAGAGAATCTGCTCACCTCTCTGACAGGCCAACCTCATGTTGAAGACGTGCTGATGTTTGCTGTTCCAGTCTGTGCTCCTTACACGGCCCTCACCAATTTCAA ACACAAGGTGAAACTGACACCAGGCACtcaaaagaaaggaaaag CTGCACGCACTGCAGTTTTCAGCTTTTTGAAAGCCAAGGAGGCATCAACTAGAGAAAAGGACTTGTTCCGCAGTGTCAAG GATACGGACCTATCCAGAAACATCCCAGGCAAAGTTAAAGTGTCTGCTCCAAACCTGCTCGCTGCCAAGAAGAAATGA
- the klhdc2 gene encoding kelch domain-containing protein 2, translating into MAERMAEMEEDIGDLPAGEDGNDSDRDGDDRAFAWMVNDDMDEEEEEEDEEEEEVEDEQPLDTEASESFELDTPAERSGHIAVVDRNIMYVWGGYKNAQNHGFFDLYLPRNEIWTYNMESGLWTKHVAGGNLHTSMSGSCGVCVDGVLYLFGGHHARGNTNRIYRLPLRAPSLVWEEMRDLKGLPPSCKDKLGCWVWRNRLIFFGGYGYAAQGHHRGTFEYDESSSFMWDNPGRGWNNHIHILDLETSTWSQPITTGNTPSPRAAHACATVGNRGYVFGGRYKNYRLNDLYYIDLDTWEWHEMSVPQQGPVGRSWHSFTPVSLDHIFLFGGFTTDRETLSDAWIYCVSKNEWKTFRHSHTESPRLWHTACSGPDGEVFIFGGCANNLLAHQRAAHSNELLVFNVQPKSLVRFCMEAVLQHRERLASYWDCLPKHLLQSLKQRMARVNILGS; encoded by the exons ATGGCAGAGAGAATGGCAGAAATGGAGGAAGACATTGGAGATCTCCCAGCTGGAGAGGATGGCAATGACTCAGACAGAGATGGGGATGATAGAGCTTTTGCTTGGATGGTAAACGACGATatggatgaggaggaggaggaagaagatgaggaggaggaggaggtggaagatGAACAACCACTGGACACTGAAGCATCTGAGTCGTTTGAGTTGGACACCCCAGCTGAGCGCAGTGGTCATATAGCAGTGGTTGACAGgaatataatgtatgtgtggGGTGGATACAAG AATGCTCAAAACCATGGATTTTTTGATTTGTACCTGCCAAGAAATGAGATCTGGACATACAACATGGAGTCAGGATTATG GACAAAGCATGTAGCTGGAGGTAATCTGCACACATCCATGTCAGGCAGCTGTGGGGTGTGTGTCGATGGAGTCCTCTACCTATTTGGAGGTCATCACGCCAggggaaacacaaacagg ATCTACCGCCTGCCGCTGAGAGCCCCTAGCCTTGTTTGGGAGGAAATGAGGGATCTTAAAGGACTCCCTCCATCCTGCAAGGACAAGCTAGGGTGCTGGGTTTGGAGGAACAG ACTTATATTTTTTGGGGGATATGGCTACGCTGCGCAGGGACATCATCGAGGGACTTTTGAATATGATGAATCATCTTCGTTTATG TGGGACAACCCTGGGCGAGGCTGGAACAATCACATCCACATCCTGGACCTGGAGACATCTACGTGGAGTCAACCCATCACCACG GGGAACACCCCGTCACCCAGAGCAGCCCATGCATGTGCCACAGTTGGTAACAGAGGCTACGTGTTTGGAGGACGATATAAG AACTACCGGCTAAATGACCTGTACTATATAGACCTGGACACATGGGAGTGGCATGAAAT GAGTGTTCCCCAGCAGGGTCCTGTGGGCCGGTCTTGGCACTCCTTCACTCCTGTGTCATTGGACCACATCTTCCTGTTTGGAGGCTtcaccacagacagagagacactga GTGATGCATGGATCTACTGTGTGAGTAAAAATGAATGGAAGACGTTTAgacacagtcacacagagagCCCCAG ACTGTGGCACACAGCATGCTCTGGTCCTGACGGGGAGGTGTTTATTTTCGGAGGATGTGCCAACAACCTGTTAGCCCATCAAAGAGCT GCTCACAGCAATGAGTTACTGGTTTTCAACGTTCAGCCCAAATCACTAGTTCG GTTTTGTATGGAGGCCGTTCTACAGCACAGGGAGCGTTTGGCTAGTTATTGGGACTGCTTGCCCAAACACCTCCTGCAGAGCCTCAAACAGAGAATGGCACGTGTCAACATACTGGGCTCCTAG